TGGGCAGGATGTGCAGACCACTACCTCTGCGCGGCGTGCTACCTTTATTTTGTTAACCGCCAGATCAAAATAAAAAAGCCTGCAGCCTGGCAAGTGAAAAGAGTAACCGGCGGCGGTAGTGTGCGTGAGCGATTCGGTTCTAGCCGGCCTCCATCAGAACATAACGTACAGCTAAAGAGACTGCTTCATCCACTGCGTCACAACAGCTAGTCACTGCCGAGTTTATTATTAAAAAACCGGCGATAATAGATCCATAACGAATATCTCAGTTTTTATATGATCGATTATGTTTCCAGAGCTCCCTGCTTCAGCCGAGGGGGCTAATTAGCAACAAAGCTCTGCGACTGCGGGTTTCATGTGTCGTACGTGTTCGTGCAcatgttttttttttcttctatTTCTGAGCGTATAAGAAATTGCCAGCATGCCATAGTAAAGTAGCAACGTGACAAACCTCGCTTGCTCCGCGACTTCTTCGTTTTGCAACAAATTAAACATGCGACGATATAAatgtttttttcttcttcttttgaaAAGGaaccccccccccaaaaaaaataTAAATACACGATGAACGCCGCGTCCTCGCACGCGCGTAATTGCCAAGAACGAACCAAACAAGCAAGGACACCCCtatcaaaaagaaaagaaagatctGTTCAGTGCCAACTGTTGCGCACGAGATGGGATGAAACCGGCCGGAGCGTCGGCAACCACGGTTAACGTACGCCAAACCGTTTAGACGCTAAAAACCGGAGGTTGGCGGTAACGAACAAACGCTCGCAAAACTACCAATAACGAGCGATTTCCTTTTCAAATTCATTTCTTAACCTTCGACCCCTTAGATCGGTTTTATCAGTTCAGTCATATAGTCATTCACAGTGTAGACTGCGTTGTTCACAGATTTCCTTTTTTTCTTTGATGCAATAGATATACTTTGATACAAAATCTAATTTCAAAGTAAGGTAAACCCTTATCTTATAGGAAATGGTTCGAAAAATCGTTATTCCACCTTTTAGGTTTAGGTCTCATGAAAAGTAATACCTATGAAGATCGTGCATTTCAGTCACATTCAAATCGTGCATTTCGGTTTTGATACAAAGATTGGAGAAAGGAGATCTAAGAGGGACATATGGAGAATGTGGTTAGAAGTCCATAATAGAGTCCAACCACAACGACGGAATTAATTAACCTCACCGAGAAATGTAGACTACTTTAAACTACTTAAATAGAAAAGATTTGAAAATCATGGCATGTGTCTTCGATGGATCGTACCATTCGAGCCTTGCTTTTCTCGGCGGTCCGGAGAAAGCAGTAATCAATAGGGCTTCCCTAATCCTCCCTTCCTGGAGGCACCGGCTGGGAGATTGGATCTAGCCAAAAGAGGAATGCTTTAAAAAAATGGTAACCTGCCAGTAAACCGCTAAAACCCACTGAGAAACCAGAAACCAGTTTTCCTGATTGAGAAACCGATTTTCAAATTTGTCGACCGGTTTGCATTTCAAATGTAAGTAAAATGGTTTATCGGTTTTCTCAGCGACAAACCATTGCTTTTTACATGTTTTCATTGTGTTTTTACCGGcttcattttttattttttttcaaaCTTTTTAAATTTTAGACGAGTTTAAAAAACACATCACTCGAAAAAAACTATTACCGGCCGGTCCGGTCCAATAGCGGGAAACCGGACCGGGTTTCGCCAGTTTTGGAGCGGATCTGTAATCCTTGACGGTGATCCCATATGGCTGGGCGTTTGGCTACAGCGTAGCTGGACCATGCATGCATGATGCCACACCCCCCATCCCCCAAGCTCCTTTTATTTTTCTGAGAGCGCAAAGCGCGCGCGCAGACACGACGCATCCATCAACTTTTACTCTCCGTACTAGCCAGCTTAatttgcatgcatgcatgcgtgcGTGCGTGCCCACCGCCTTTGATCACCTGTTGTTACGGCTGCTTTCGCTTTCTCGCTAACCTTTGGCGCGCCCGGCATCATATTTTCCTCTGTTCTCGCGCCCATTCCATTCCTTAACCCGGGGGGATATCCACCCCGTGTCGTGCGGTGTTAAACCGGTTGCTTTTGGTTCCAGAGTAACCCTGAAGCTTCTAGCAGCACATGCATGCAAACACACAAAGCCCACCACTTGCTGAGTGCTGACCTCCTCCTGGCTGCAGGCTCCAGAATCCAGATATCCTCCTCCTCGACCCTGCCCCTGTGCCCTAGCTCCATTCCTGCCCCTCAAGATGAGGGCTTGTGCCCAGCCGACCTCTATATATACCCACGGCGTCCCACAGGCCAAACTCCATGTCCAACCATCCAACAACACACTCCAATCGTCGCTAGCCGGCCAGTACTGTCCGTCACATACACACACACTGACACCACCATCCACAAGAATCTCTCCACGCTACAGCCGCTACATACTGCAGCTGCAAGCTAGCGAGGCAAGTGTGTAACAACTAAGATGAAGGGCAAGGCGTCGAGGTTCCTGAAGCAGATGGTGTCGACCATCGTGGCGGTAGTCAAGGCCAAGTCCACGGCGGTGCGCGTCAAGACCAGCGCCCTCAAGACGCGCCTCCTCATCTTCGGCATCCTCCGCAACAAGAAGCTGCTCGTCACCGCCATCAACCACAAGATCCACGCCATCATGGGGCAGCAGCAGGAAGCAGCAGACAACGGCGCCGGCAAGCAGCAGCGCGACAGCAGCGACgaagacggcggcggcggcggcggcaggaatAAGGCCATCGTGCTCTACAAGCCCCCCAGCTACAGCTTCTCCGCGGAGCTGGGCGCCCACGAGGCGGAGCcgccgccgcaggaggaggaggaggaggacagcGACGACTACCTCACCCACTCGCTGTTCGCCGACGAGGACGACGAGCTGGTCAACGCGCCGGGCTCGGTCATCGACGTCATGCGCGACGCCAGGGCGCGGGAGGCCGGCGACGGCAACGCcgccgagttcagcctcgaggaCGAGATCGACCACGTCGCCGACGTCTTCATCCGCCGCATCCACCGCCAGCTCAAGCTGCAGAAGCTCGACTCCTTCAAGCGCTTCTGCGAGATGCTCGAGAGGAGCACCGCCTGACGCCCATGGCCACCGCATCGTGCATGCATCTTCATTCACATCCATCGTCCATCCGTGCTGCCAAGTGCCAACTAATGAATTAACCAGCAACACTTAATTAAGAGGTAGTGTGCATGGTGAAACAAAAATTATTAACATGGCTTctagctgctactgctactgctactagcaATTTTTGCCTCTCTGGTCTGGTCTGCCAAGGCTACCGCTGCTGTATGAATAACTTGGAGATCGACCGAAAAATTACATGCATGTAAGTAGAAGGGGTTAATAAAGGTGGTATGCAGACGAAGATGCTTTTCTTGAACTAGGGTTTAAGTAGCTAGAAATGGATGGGAACTGTACTTTAAGTAATTATGTTCTTTGTTCTTTGGGGAACATTGTTCTTGTGCTTAACCTTCAATAAAGAGGTAAAAGAAGAGTACGTGGATTGGACATCAGGCTTTGATCCGTACCGACTTCTATAATTTTATACTGTTTTGTCTTTATAGATTACATAGATTACACAACTACAACAGTCCGAACAGTTGGCTTGGCATTAAACTCAAACGAACAACTCGATTCTTAAGATACATCGTGTGTGTCTTTGTCACACATAGCTCAGCATATATGGATTTCTTTCGGAAAGGCCAGCTAAATATCATATCTAGGCTTTTTAGGCAACGAAGATTCTTATTACATCATAATAAAATTGAAATTATTTTGTTCTTTATGTACTAAAAATGATTTTCAAAACACAAAGACGCCCCATAAAATAAACCGTCTTTAAAGATAAGTTATAGAGGTAGCTCTAACCCCGGCCGTCTCTATAAATTTATCTCTATAGGTGACTATtatcactaccggaattcggctctttgccAAGTACAAAatgatttgccgagtgtttttctttcgggcactcgacaaaaaagctctttgccgagtgccaagtaAAAAACTCTCggtaaaaaaacactcggcaaagaaactctttgtcaagtatttttatttttgacgctcggcaaagagtttctttgccgagtgtttttttaacACTAGTTAAAGAGCTTCTTTCCCAATTGTTTTTTTGACAttaggcaaagagcttctttgccaagtgtttttttcaacactaggcaaagatagtttaaaaatcatattttgAAGCGGTAAATTAATTTCAAATGAAAAGTTTTCaattacaaatttgtataactcatcaagatatataatttatatttgatcatttcttcatatgacaaaataaaagtaaatttgttAATAAAACATatttctctcgtagtttatgaaacaacAAGAGAGATATACAAGATTTGTGAataatgttagaaccatcatgtggaTGAACAAATAACCAAATaaacaaaataaactttgtagatcttgagaagttatagaattttattgttggcaactttttcatttgaagtcatcttgtcaacaAAAACTACATCTGAATTTAACAAATTTtaattttgaaaacgacctcgaatggaaaaaccaccaacatgaaagttataggttttgaaaagttatgaaactttatagttgatagtgttttggtttgaaattaccttgtcatgcaaaactatgtttgaattttaaattttggATTTTTCAAACTACATCGGATGGAAAAAAcactaaaataaaagttgtaggtcttgaaatgtaatgaaactttgtaattgacaaatttttaatttgaaatcatcttatcataaaaaaattcgtgtgaagttttcaaatttgaaatttaaattttGTAAACGGACTCGGAcgtagaaactatcaaaatagaacttgtagatcttgaaaagttatacaactttatagttggcaatattttcaattggattcATTTAGTGTCTAaactaatcaaattactctcggtttgttataCTACATGAGGAATGAAAAACATAATACAGAGATAActgatgtagtagtgtagtggtagataaggttatgcgcgagagagaggttcagtttgaatctcaccattcacaaaacatgtaaatttgattcaaaaaatGATGAAAATGATATGGCGATGAGTAGGGCAATGGAAGTGGTTAGGGAGTTGTTCCCCTAATTTAAAAAATATTTTGCTGTTTTTGAGGTTTTTTTGTGATTCTTAATTTGCCAAGTGcttttctttgctgagtgtttttCGACACTCAGTaaaggctttgtcgagtgtccaaaaaagtactcggcaaagaaccctttgctgATAAAATGTTTGTCGagtattctttgtcgagtgtaacactcggcaaaggctttgtcgagtgtaaaatggtctttgccgagtgtctggggcactcgacaaagagcttatGTCCGGTAGTGTATCAACACATATCTTTAAAAATAGAGGACTTTTAGAGACGGCTGGTGACTACAGTGATCCCTAAAGAAAACTTCATAGATGTGGTTGGGATTAGGGCATGTATAATAGGTATCTTGAGTTGTGTGTTCGAGTGTGTCTAAGGAGGTGAATGTAAAAAAACTCAAGACATGTATCTATAAAACTAGAATAAATCTGTTGATTTTGGGCCCTCGATTTATTGAGGCCCTGTGCGAGCGCACGACTCGCACATGTCTAAGTCAGGCCATGGTCGTTCTTCCCCAAGCTATGTCATCGTGCTTGCCGTGTCGTTTGTGAGGACGAAGACACTGTGTCATTGTCCGTTTTCTGTTTATAATCAGTGCCATCGTGCTTGTCGTTGTCCTTAGTGTGATTCCTTGTGTGGTTAATGCTAGGAGAGATTCCAGAAGGTTTTGGTGGAGAGGAGAAGAAAGCCCGTGTCGGTCGCTCCTTTGGTGTTCGGTCGAATACTCGAACTAGGATCCGTCGTTGATTTTTCACGAATTCGAGTCAAGGTTGGTTTGGTGAGCAATTCGCTACTCCTGCTAGCTGACTTGTGTGACGGATTGAGTAAGTATATTGGTCGCGATGAATCTTCTGTTAGTTGCACATGTGCATTGTGGTTATATTAAATGTTTGTTAAAATGACTCCTCACATGTAGTGTGTGGTTATGCTCATAAATGTGGAGTAGACACATCGTCTTTGTTGGGTGAAGCTTAGGTTGTAATGTGAATTATGCACAGTGggacaagtttagttcttcaagCATTTGTGGATATGTGTTGTTGGGGTTGCGATGATGATTTAATTATATTGATGAATATGTATGTGATTATGTTAGGGTTGTGATAGAGGAGTTTAGTAGTTTCTATATCACTAGTGATACGTTGATTTTTTGGGTAGTGGAATCAATGCTCTACCTATTAGCTCAAAAGTGTGATTAGGTTAAGTCAATGTTTGTGATGTGCTTGTGTTAACGATCATGGAGTAGACGTAGTCTATATATGTGATTAAGTAGTTTCTATGTATGTGAAGGACAGTGTTTGCTTAGGCAAAGAGTGCTTTGGGAAACGAGTTTGTGAGGCATGGTTAAGTTAATAATGCAAAGAAATGTTTATTACTTCTAGTGCTTCATCACTAATAATTATTAGTGTTGCTTATGATGAGATGTCGTTTGTTTGTATGGAGTCGATGCCCTGCCTAGAGTTTGCGCTAACTACTCACTATTCTTGCACTTGGAGCCTAGGGTAGGCATTCTAGTGATTATTAACCTACATGTCTCATTTTGGCACATCCTCTATTTGTTCAACTATTTGTGCTGATTTCTAGCTAGAGCTCTTGTTTGGCATGCATACCTTACTGAGCCAAATTGTTTTGTTACTGAAGTTCCTAGTATGATGGTCTCCTTGAGCATGTGTCGCCATCCTGTTCCCTCATAGTCCTAAATACCAAATCTCTTTGTTAGGACCTTTAAGGTTTAGTCTAGTTTTTGGTTGCTTCTGAATTTACTTTGGTATAACCCGCTATGGTCATTCATTCGTCTTATTGTACAGTTCCCTTATTGATGATTAGGTATTAGGGGTTATTATGAACAAATGCAACTTATTAACCATACTCCCTTTTGAGCTGTAAAAACTCAGAATGGTCTCGTGGTGTCATTAATTTTGTTAGTTATCATCAATTGATTGCCTAGATCAATTGGAGCACTTCCTCTATTACATCTTTTATGCTTTAGATCTTTAGTTGTTGAGAATGCAATTTCATGAAGCTCTATGTTGTGTGATGATGCTCTACTTGTTAAATTATGAAAAAAGTGTGATGTTTTAGTAGTGGTGTGTTATGCAATTTAGTCCAGAGAAAGGAAGTTTACAAAACTAATTAAAATGCTCCTATCCTTATTCTAAGTCTTAGATGTCCGATACTTGTGAGTCTAAGTTTGGTAATCAGTTGGTGTATGCTCTAGCTTAGAAAAAAATATAATCCTTATGCATGGTTTATTATTCTTGATATTTGTGTTAGATCCAGTTAAGCTGGAGAAACGTGTTGGTTGTGCTTAGTGATATGTCAACATCTGGTATTTGTTTTTAAGTGTTGCAATCCATCGGTGTCATACTCTAACTGAGGATGTTAGGACTTGTAGATAATTTATGTTATTTGATGTTTGAATTAGGTGCGATTACCTGGAAGATCAAGATTGTTGTGTTAGAGAGTTAAAAGTATCTAGTATTTTCGTATTAATTAGAATTGTGATGTCTTGCTATAAATGTTTAATCTACTTCGGATAGTATTCTCTATCTTGTGATATTTATACTTGTACTCATTCATGTGCATTTCACATATCATTTAGGTGCGTTAATTGATCACGTGATGTGAAGGACAAAAGCCGGACGGATCTCAAGGTGATGTTGATGGACGAACCTAAGAATGGATGATCTGATCGAGTGCCAGGATGAGAGATGCTCACCAAGCGAGTATCATCTAACAATACTGACATAGTGTCTTATCCCAGGCAAGCATGTTTGTGTCGCTTAAGGACCATTCGATGTAGGTCTGATGTGGTGGAGACTTTGCAACTAGCCACATGCtatggtaagcttgaacccggctattccatacgtgaaaagacaaccgcgcactgggcaTGAGAGATGGGGGAGTACTGTGTTCCCGGGTAGCATGGACTGATTCACATtttggaggatctgtgggaatgattgacatatgcaagggttaagtgctacatatgttgtgtggttaGGGATCCACAGCTAAGTACGATCGGTTCGAATCGTCATTGCTCCTCGATCATGGAGACTTTACCCTCCGACCACTCATGGTAGTTAAAAAGTGAAATAACAGTTAATAAAAGAAAGTGAGATTAGAACAAGTGATTGATCTATATTATGCAAATCTAGAATCAGATAAGAACTTAACTTGATAATTAAAAGATGGCttgaggatccactattagtaagcttttctgcgaaAATGAGTCCTTGATTATTGCTTAGCATTACCTTGATTCCtaaaagccagcatacccttggagtctttttcttttttgatGGTAAGTTACTATAGGGTGTGCCTACAATATTTTTATTGCTTCTTGGAAAAGTATGAACAATTTGCAAGGTGGGTACTAGACCACTACGTTACAGAGTGTTGAATCCAACTTCTAATTCTATCGCCTATCCCTGGCTTAATTCGGTGCCAAATGAGACTCATTTCACCCTTGAACATCTCCCTGCACGCTTCCACAGTGGGCGGGATCTCGTTGAATATCCAGTTGGTCCTACTTCTCCAAATACACCAGGACACGATGATGATAATTTCTATTCTCCATGGTACTTTCAGTCTCACTCTGATCCTCAATGAAGCATTTATTAGATCCACTGTGCTCGATGGGGTGATGCCTATCATAAGCCAACATCTTCTAGCAAAGTTGCATCTAAGAAATAAATGGAGTACCGTCTCTTACTGAGTAATTGCCTACTTAGGATTTTATTCCCTATATTTTTCAGGTAATAGCTTTGTTCTGTTGTGGATGCTGCTAAGTGCTGGTGGACTTGGCCTCGGTCTTCTTATATAAATATATTCCACCTATCATCTTTCGGAGGATTATCatatgagctagcatatattacaAATGTTTAATTGTTTTATATTTCAAAAGTTGTAACTCAAGATTCTTTCAAAGTTGTACTACTTTTGAATCACAGATGTAACCACTCCAGTTATGTATATTGTAAACTTAATTTGTTGTAACATGTAAACTTTTGTAATAAGAATTCCGATGTAAAAATATCGGTGTGTGAATTATGTTTACTTAACCTTGCGATCTTAGTTATAAATGACTTATCCGGGTTCTTGGAACTGTCGGACAGATTTTATAAAATTATCTGATGCACATATATAGCAATTCGAGGTCTTTGAAACAAAGACAAGGTTCTAACCTAGCGCTGGACCATCCGCctctcatttattgtgcttaacaGAATGCAAATGAACGATCCAGTCAGTTTCGTCACAGACGACTAACGCAACACGTATGTGACTGTTCCAGTAGGCCTCGCACAAAAGCAATCGTGCACGG
This portion of the Zea mays cultivar B73 chromosome 2, Zm-B73-REFERENCE-NAM-5.0, whole genome shotgun sequence genome encodes:
- the LOC100192731 gene encoding uncharacterized protein LOC100192731, which codes for MDVNEDACTMRWPWASGGAPLEHLAEALEGVELLQLELAVDAADEDVGDVVDLVLEAELGGVAVAGLPRPGVAHDVDDRARRVDQLVVLVGEQRVGEVVVAVLLLLLLRRRLRLVGAQLRGEAVAGGLVEHDGLIPAAAAAAVFVAAVALLLAGAVVCCFLLLPHDGVDLVVDGGDEQLLVAEDAEDEEARLEGAGLDAHRRGLGLDYRHDGRHHLLQEPRRLALHLSCYTLASLACSCSM